A DNA window from Arachis duranensis cultivar V14167 chromosome 3, aradu.V14167.gnm2.J7QH, whole genome shotgun sequence contains the following coding sequences:
- the LOC107481967 gene encoding agamous-like MADS-box protein AGL29, which produces MGRRKIEIKMVKDTNTRQVTFSKRRTGLFKKANELSILCGSEVAIVVFSPGNKPYSFAHPTVDAVVAKFLIQNPERRGGGDDDEDSSDDNDGGADPDTLDHLFKETVEQVRMEEKVGAAREKAIKEVVEGGKKWCEIGELSELKRRVRERLTMLETVESMMLLSHEPVVMGTTVDNHLSKIKRRRSMM; this is translated from the coding sequence ATGGGTCGCCGTAAGATCGAGATTAAGATGGTGAAAGACACCAACACAAGGCAGGTCACATTCTCCAAACGAAGAACCGGTCTTTTCAAGAAAGCCAACGAACTTTCTATTCTCTGCGGATCCGAGGTTGCTATTGTGGTCTTCTCTCCGGGAAACAAGCCTTACTCCTTCGCCCACCCCACCGTCGACGCTGTCGTCGCCAAGTTCCTCATCCAAAACCCTGAGCGGCGTGGTGGAGGCGATGATGACGAGGACAGCAGCGATGATAAtgatggtggtgctgatccaGACACCTTGGACCATTTGTTCAAGGAGACTGTGGAACAGGTGCGCATGGAGGAAAAAGTGGGCGCGGCGCGTGAAAAGGCTATCAAAGAGGTTGTTGAGGGAGGGAAgaaatggtgtgagattggtgaaTTGAGTGAACTGAAAAGGAGGGTGAGGGAGCGTCTTACTATGTTGGAGACGGTTGAGTCCATGATGCTTCTTTCACATGAACCTGTGGTGATGGGAACCACTGTGGATAACCATCTTTCTAAAATCAAGAGGAGAAGATCAATGATGTAA